One Aegilops tauschii subsp. strangulata cultivar AL8/78 chromosome 7, Aet v6.0, whole genome shotgun sequence genomic window carries:
- the LOC109764986 gene encoding LOW QUALITY PROTEIN: TOM1-like protein 5 (The sequence of the model RefSeq protein was modified relative to this genomic sequence to represent the inferred CDS: inserted 1 base in 1 codon), translated as MASEMVKAATSEKLKEMDWAKNIEICELVAQDPGKAKDVIKSIKKCIGSRSKNAQLYAVMLLEMLMNNCGEPIHKQVIDNGLLPILVKIVKKKTELPVREKIFLLLDATQTSLGGAKGKFPQYYEAYYELVSAGVKFMNRPNVVITQVHNPVPEAIIEPNKDNLSSRSNGVQQEANVQPVSDTSIIRKASSVMEVLRDVLNSMDPRHPEGATDEFVLDLVEQCTFQKQRIMHLVMTSRDEAVVSQCIELNEELQKVLVRHDTLLSVHPTTTTVPSNLKEDEEEEDAESLYRRLRKGKALSQDHIDESVPSFRSIPEEKMRRALTIQPPLPDKKPTALNIRSPDHPEARPDPAVLIPPPPAKHAERERFFREKSMDXRCQPAWPPQGPFIAEQPGRQQLVQRQHGLRRLRGQAVIGIYSSFFCSLLIWMILLMLAWRERYNDLFGEGEAALASAFLVPTDTPVHRLGWLDNSFPVSCLSSAD; from the exons ATGGCTTCGGAAATGGTGAAGGCGGCGACGAGCGAGAAGCTCAAGGAGATGGACTGGGCCAAGAACATCGAAATCTGCGAGCTCGTCGCTCAGGATCCGGG GAAAGCGAAGGATGTGATCAAATCTATAAAGAAGTGTATAGGAAGCAGGAGCAAGAATGCTCAACTTTATGCTGTCATG CTGTTGGAGATGCTCATGAATAACTGTGGAGAGCCTATCCACAAGCAGGTCATTGATAATGGGCTTCTTCCGATACTTGTCAAAATAGTGAAGAAAAAG ACGGAATTGCCAGTTCGGGAAAAGATATTTCTTTTGTTAGATGCGACCCAAACATCCCTTGGTGGAGCTAAAGGAAAGTTCCCCCAGTACTATGAGGCATATTATGAATTAGTG TCTGCTGGTGTGAAGTTTATGAATCGTCCAAATGTTGTCATTACACAAGTACACAATCCTGTGCCAGAAGCAATAATAGAACCGAATAAGGACAATCTATCTAGCAGATCGAATGGTGTTCAACAGGAAGCTAACGTGCAGCCTGTTTCTGACACGAG TATAATTCGGAAAGCATCTAGTGTCATGGAAGTTCTAAGGGATGTACTAAATTCCATGGATCCTAGACATCCTGAG GGAGCAACAGATGAGTTTGTGTTGGATCTTGTAGAGCAATGTACTTTTCAAAAGCAACGAATAATGCATCTGGTTATGACATCAAG GGATGAAGCGGTGGTATCGCAATGTATAGAATTGAATGAGGAGCTGCAGAAGGTTCTTGTACGGCACGATACACTGCTTTCAGTTCACCCAACTACGACGACAGTGCCATCTAATCTcaaggaggacgaggaggaagaagatgctGAAAGTCTATACCGGAG ACTGCGGAAGGGGAAGGCTTTATCGCAAGACCACATAGACGAGTCCGTGCCATCGTTTCGATCTATACCCGAGGAGAAGATGCGCCGCGCGCTCACCATTCAGCCGCCTCTCCCTGACAAGAAACCCACTGCACTGAACATCCGCTCACCAGACCACCCGGAGGCGAGGCCTGACCCTGCTGTCTTGATTCCACCGCCACCCGCCAAGCACGCTGAGAGGGAGAGGTTCTTCCGTGAGAAGAGCATGG GGCGGTGTCAACCTGCCTGGCCACCTCAGGGGCCTTTCATTGCAGAGCAGCCGGGACGGCAGCAGCTCGTGCAGCGGCAGCACGGATTACGGCGACTGAGGGGGCAGGCAGTGATTGGTATATACAGTTCATTTTTTTGCTCTTTATTAATATGGATGATCCTCTTGATGCTTGCCTGGCGGGAGAGATACAATGATCTGTTCGGAGAGGGGGAGGCCGCCTTGGCCTCGGCCTTCCTAGTTCCTACTGACACCCCTGTACACAGACTTGGTTGGCTTGATAATTCTTTTCCAGTTTCTTGCTTGTCCTCAGCTGACTGA